One window from the genome of Nicotiana sylvestris chromosome 9, ASM39365v2, whole genome shotgun sequence encodes:
- the LOC104244095 gene encoding uncharacterized protein: MEDLMNAFIIKTDERLETHSADIRNLERNGKVLQDLWVEEKNELTENQVKNEGKQKSDKHSRNEVRAEQENDLKKNNKSEIPTRKKKEKQRNNDEIEESKYMPTLPFPQKQRREKLDEQFGHFLEVLKYVHVNIPFTEVFSLMPTYAKFLNEILSNKRKVEETSMVKLTEHCSTILQNKLRKNKLEGKIGEIRSIPMSLQLADQTTMIPEGIVEDVLVRVDKFVFPVDFIVVNMEENREVLLILGRSFLATGRAIMDIQER; encoded by the exons ATGGAAGATCTAATGAATGCTTTCATTATTAAGACAGATGAGAGATTAGAAACGCATAGTGCAGATATTCGAAACTTAGAGAG GAATGGCAAAGTATTGCAAGATCTATGGGTAGAAGAGAAGAATGAGCTGACGGAAAATCAAGTTAAGAATGAAGGAAAGCAGAAAAGTGATAAGCATAGTAGGAATGAAGTGAGGGCAGAGCAAGAGAATGATTTGAAGAAGAACAACAAATCTGAAATTCcaacaaggaagaagaaagaaaaacaaagaaataatGATGAGATCGAAGAAAGTAAATATATGCCTACTCTACCTTTCCCTCAAAAGCAAAGAAGGGAGAAACTGGACGAACAATTTGGGCATTTTCTAGAAGTGCTCAAGTACGTGCATGTGAATATACCTTTCACAGAGGTGTTTTCACTGATGCCAACTTATGCTAAGTTCCTGAATGAGATATTGTCCAACAAGCGAAAGGTGGAAGAGACGTCGATGGTCAAGCTCACAGAGCATTGTAGTACCATTTTGCAAAATAAGCTCCGTAAAAA TAAATTGGAGGGGAAAATTGGAGAAATCAGATCTATACCTATGTCCTTGCAGCTGGCGGATCAAACCACAATGATACCTGAAGGAATAGTGGAAGATGTGCTAGTTCGGGTGGACAAATTTGTGTTCCCTGTGGACTTTATCGTGGTGAACATGGAAGAAAATAGGGAAGTCCTTCTTATACTAGGAAGATCCTTCTTGGCTACTGGCAGAGCAATTATGGACATTCAAGAAAGGTAG
- the LOC104244093 gene encoding uncharacterized protein: protein MPSVHGRKERKIIFLNEYNQPVIPTKEVVKELGSFLGTLARSETFYPLNVFNWRKLDTKDDMWKYIKEKYDIPDEAKQWVFESVCSAWRKYKSQLKATHFTTYENDELRMEDRPIDVPESHFKDLLKYWNSDPHKEMSETNTENRSKLKCPHTAGRTPLL, encoded by the exons ATGCCAAGTGTTCATGGTAGAAAGGAACGTAAAATAATCTTTCTAAATGAGTATAATCAACCTGTTATTCCTACTAAAGAGGTTGTAAAAGAGTTGGGTAGCTTCCTCGGCACATTGGCAAGGAGTGAGACTTTTTATCCTCTTAATGTATTTAATTGGAGGAAACTAGACACAAAAGATGATATGTGGAAATATATCAAG GAAAAATATGACATTCCTGACGAGGCGAAACAATGGGTTTTTGAATCAGTTTGTAGTGCTTGGAGAAAGTATAAGAGTCAATTAAAGGCAACCCACTTCACAACCTATGAGAATGATGAGCTTCGAATGGAGGATAGGCCAATAGATGTTCCAGAATCTCACTTTAAGGATCTTCTTAAATATTGGAACTCCGATCCACACAAG GAAATGTCCGAAACTAATACAGAGAATCGAAGTAAGTTGAAGTGTCCACACACTGCTGGCAGAACACCTTTGCTCTAA